The Nocardia sp. NBC_01329 sequence ACCCGGGATACCCATTTTGCGGTCGGTGGACGCCCCGACCGCGTAGATCACCGCGTGGTGGTAGGCGAGCAGTTCCTCGTGCGAAATATGCTTGCCCACTTCGATATCGAAGTAGGAACCGAATCCGGGCTGTCGCGACATCACATCGAACAGATCGGCGACCTGACGGGTCTTCGTGTGATCGGGCGCGACGCCGTAGCGGGCCAGGCCGTAGGGAGCCGGCAGCCGGTCGAACACCGTGACCCGCACATCGGGCTGGGTGAGCAGTTCGTCCGCCGCGTACATCGCCGAAGGGCCCGAACCGACCACCGCGACCCGTAGCGGGCCACGGTCGGTGGTGTCGATCGACGGCGCAGGGACCGGTGGCGCCAGCAGCGGTCGCGGCCGGGACTGCCGGTAGAAGTCGGCATTGATCTCGATGAACGGCTGCTGCTCCGCGGTCAGTTTCTTCGAGGAGGTGATGGCGTCCACCGGGCAGGCCGAGGCACAGGCTCCGCAGTCCACGCACGCGGCCGGATCGACGTAGAGCATGTCCGCGGTCCGGAAATCGGGTTCATCCGGGGTGGGGTGGATGCAGTTGACCGGACAGGCGTACACGCAGGAGGCGTCACTGCAACACGACTGGGTGACGACGTAGGGCATGGAGGTACTACCGCCGCTCAGGCCGCTTTGCCGGCGACGGCGCGCAGCGGCTCGGAACGGTACCGGGTGGAGTGCCCGTCGATGCCCAGCGCCTTCCACACCCGCTTGGCGATCGGGTTCATGAGGCCGATCTCCGCGGCCAGGGCACGGACATCGCCGAAGTAGTCGCTGAAGGTCCGCTTGGCGTCGTCCGAGCCGAAGAACAGGTCCTTGCGCACGCTGTCCGGGATATCGAACTCGTCGAAGAACGCCTTGGGCGGGGTCACGATGGCGCGGCCCAGGATCCACATGACGATCGGCATGGCCAGCGACAGGACGAACTTGTTGCGGGCCGAGGATTCCGGTACGTGCTTCTTCAGGAATTCGTGGGCGAAGGAGATGTGGCGGGCTTCCTCGGCCACATGGATCGCCATCACGCCGCGCATGATCGGGTGTACTTCCTCGCCGGAGCGCAGCACTTCCTTCTGGATGTGGTCGATCGGCTCCTCGCCGCCGAGCACCGCCATGAAGAACAGGTTCGGGAAGGCGACCGCGACCGGTACGGCGATATGCCGGATCTGGCGTACCAGCGGGCCCATACCCGGAACGTCGACGCCGATCCGGTTGACCATCTCCTGGAACATCAGGGTGTGGTTGTGCTCCTCGATCATCTCGTGGGAGCAGTACCGGAACTCCGGGTCGCCGTTGGGCAAGCCGAAGATGTGCTGCATCATGCCGCTGATCAGGATGGCCTCGAACTGCAGACCCACCTTGGCGACATTGGCCTGGCGGTACTTGCCGAGCGCGATCTTCTGCTCGTGCGACAGCGCCCGGTACCAGGCGTGACGACCGACCGTATCCCCGGATTTCGGCAGAATCCACCGCTCCGGCCGGGTATCGGCGGCGAAGTCGGGATGATCCCAGTCGATATCGGTGAACGGATCGAAATTCCGGTTGAGGGAGCCCTCCGACAGCAGCAACAGCTTCTCCGCGTATTCCTGAGCCTGCGCGACCAGTTGGTCGTCGGAGACCGTGGTGGCTGAAGACGTCATCGTCACTGCCTCTCGTCGATAAATCGGGCTTAACTGTTTCCCATAGTTACAGCTACGCCGGGGTACGTCAACACGACCACCCCCGGCGGCAGGATCACACCACCGGCGTGGCGAGCATCACTCCAGCTCGAGCTGTGTTTTTGGCGCCGCCTGCGGCGGCGCGGGGGTTGAGGGCTGTGTTTTCGGCGCGCTGGCGCGCGCGGGGGTTGAGGCCCTGAAGTCTCGCCGTTCAGGCCTCGAGACTCGCGCTTCGCGCATGCGCTTCGAGGCCTGAACGGCGAGACGGCCTCAACCCTTTGGGGTGTCTCGTAGAACTCGACTCGGACGGGTTGCGTCAGCAGGAACGTCCCGATTCGGATGTCTGATCCACTGCCCACTCCAGACGTCCCGATCCGGACGTCTCACACCTCTGCCCACCCCGGATGGTCACCATCAGTGTCGGGGCCCGCCCCGGTTCTGGAGCGACGAAGCGATGGAGCGCAGCGACTGAGCGTAGGAGTGAAGAACCGGGGTCACGAGGGCCCCGACCGCCCCGCCGAAGGCGGGGCAA is a genomic window containing:
- a CDS encoding AurF N-oxygenase family protein, translated to MTSSATTVSDDQLVAQAQEYAEKLLLLSEGSLNRNFDPFTDIDWDHPDFAADTRPERWILPKSGDTVGRHAWYRALSHEQKIALGKYRQANVAKVGLQFEAILISGMMQHIFGLPNGDPEFRYCSHEMIEEHNHTLMFQEMVNRIGVDVPGMGPLVRQIRHIAVPVAVAFPNLFFMAVLGGEEPIDHIQKEVLRSGEEVHPIMRGVMAIHVAEEARHISFAHEFLKKHVPESSARNKFVLSLAMPIVMWILGRAIVTPPKAFFDEFDIPDSVRKDLFFGSDDAKRTFSDYFGDVRALAAEIGLMNPIAKRVWKALGIDGHSTRYRSEPLRAVAGKAA